ATATAATAGCCTAGTAGTATAGCTAATCCTATATTGAGAAATATAAATAAAAATAAGAAGAAAATACTTAAAATAACTAAGAAAGCTATATTACCTGCTTTAATAGACATTTTTTCGGTAGCTTCCATTTTTATTAAATCAAGCCTTTTTTGTGCGTAATTCTTAAAGAAGTTTATCATCAATCTTATTTTTGTCTAATTTTTATGAAAAAGGAACTGTATTTCAAGTTCCTTTTTTTATTCGTGTATTTTTTACTTCAAGCCATCTAATTCTGACTCTACATCTTTAGCTACTTCATTAGCTTTATCTACTACTTGACCTTTGTATTTATCATAAGTTTCTTTAACATTAGAAACCACTTTATCTACATTAGATTTAGTTTTTTCTGATAAATCTTGATATTGGTCTTTTACCTTTTCACAAGCTCTTTTATATTCTCTCTCTGCTTGATCTTTTAAATCTTCAGCTTTTCTTTTAAGCTTTTTTCTTGTTCTTTTTCCCTCTTCTGGAGCATAAAGCATTCCTAAAGCAACACCTACAGCTGCTCCTGCTAAAAGACCTACTAATACACCTACTGAGTTATTTCCTCTTCTTGACATAATAATTTATTTTTTAAGGTTAATAATTTAAGTTAAAAATGATATGGTTATCATAACAATAATCATACCATTTTAGCTTTTATTTTTTAAGGCTATCTTCTACAGCCTTCATTTCCTTTACTTTATCTTCTTTACGTAAAGTTTGATAAACTCCTTTTAATAAACTCACAATTTCAGGATTTTTAGGCTCTAAAGAATACCACTTTTCTAAATAAGGTAACCCTTTAGCAAATCTATCCCTTCTATCTTGTAAGATTTTATTAAACTCGTCCATTTTTTTTGCTTTTCTAGCAGCTTCTGCTTTCTCTATAACTTTACCGTCATCACCTAACATATAAACATTATAGAATATACCTTGAATAGCAGGAACATAATCAGGGTCTATTTCTAAAGCTCTTTTAAATGCACCTTCTGCTTCATTTAATTTAGCTTCATCTTTACTTAAAAGAACTCCTAAATTATACCAACTTACTTTATCATTAGGATTAGAAGCAACTACATTTTTTAAGTTATTGATAAACTCGTTGGTTTTCCCTGACTTATAATAAGCTGTACCTTGTAACTCCGATAATTTATTGCTTTTAGGGAATTTTTTAATACCCTTTTCCAGTAAATTTAAAGCGTCTGTATATCTTTCAGAATCAATAAGCAAGGCTGCATTAGTTTCATATAACTCTTGCTCGATACTAGGCGTTTGTTCTGTTCTAAAATCAGTATAATCCGAAGCAGAACCTAATCTCTTTAAAGTTTCAAAACCATTTTTATCTAGATTTTCATCTTGCCCTGTCTTTTTATTTTTAGCCTTATATATGGTTGTAACTCCTGTGTAACCGCTTTTAATTAAATCAGAGTACACCTCTATGGCTTTAGATTTATCATTTGCAAGTGCATAGTTTAGACCTGCATAGTACTGATATAATTTATCATCTGTACCAGCAGCTTTTAGAAGGTTATAAACCTCTAGATATTTAGCAGCAGCCTTTATGTGATCTTTTGCTTGATAAGCTTGATAAGCTTCATCTCCAGCTGTTTTTAACATAGGGTTAATTAACTGTGGTAATTTATCTGATAGTTTAGACACATAAGACTCCTCTTTAAGCCCTGCTATACCGCTAGTCTCAGCAGCTTCCTTCCCTACAAAATAAACTTTGTTTTTATCAGCATCTTTACCTGTATAGATTTTAGACTTACTTAAATCTCCTATTTTACCTAGCCAAGTAGCTCCTTCTGTAGTTTTACCAGACTTTATAAGAGCTACTCCTTTAGAGTAATAATATTGTTCTAATAAACTAGGCTCTACTAAATATGATTTGCTACCAATAAGAACTTCTGCTTTTGAAAGTTCTGCATTAGTAGCCGCGATATCACCTGACTCTATTGCTTTGAACGCGTTTTGAATTTCCTTTTTTTGTGAAAATGCTAGTGTTGTTGAAAACACAGCAATACTTAAAATAACTTTTTTCATACTATTTTAATATATTTATTATTTTTTCTTTGAATACTATTCCTCTGAATTTCCTTCAGACGGATTTACAGTTTCATTATTAGATTCTTCCATTTCTTCGTCCTCTACATCTTTCTCGGCTTCTACCTTAGCTACTGCAGCTATTTCATCGTTATTTTTAAGGTTAATTAGCCTTACACCTTGGGTATTTCTACCCATAACACGCATATTATCCACCGACATTCTTATTGCAACTCCTGATTTATTGATAATCATTAAATCATTACCATCTACTACTGATTGTATCGCAATAAGCTGACCTGTTTTTTCAGTAATGTTGAGAGTAATAACCCCTTTACCTCCACGGTTAGTAACACGATAGTCTTCTACTGCAGTTCTCTTACCATAGCCTTTTTCAGAAACTACCAAAACAGTTTCATTCTCTATATCGTTTACAACTATCATACCAATTACCTCGTCGTTGTCTTCTAGAGAAATACCTCTTACCCCAATGGAAGTTCTACCTACCGCTCTTGCCTTCTCTTCTGGGAAACGGATACATTTACCATTTTTAGTGGCTATCATTATTTCAGAGTTGCCATTGGTAAGTCTTGCTCCTAGAAGCTGGTCATCTTCTCTAATTTCTATGGCGTGTATACCATTGGTTCTAGGCCTAGAGTAAGCCTCCAACGAAGTTTTCTTAATGGTTCCGTTTTTGGTAATCATTACCACATACATCTGCTTAACATACTCAGAATCCTTTAAATCATTGGTTCTAATGTAAGCCTTGATTTTATCATCAGGTTCTATATTGATTAAGTTCTGTATTGCTCTACCTTTAGCTGTTTTGGAGCCTTCAGGAATTTCGAACACTCGCAGCCAGTAGCACTTACCTTTTTCCGTAAAGAATAGCATATACTGGTGATTGGTAGCAGAAACAATGTATTCTAAGAAGTCTTCGTCTCTTGTAGATGCCGCACGGTTGCCCACTCCACCTCTACTTTGAGTTTTGTATTCTGAAAGGAGAGTTCTCTTGATGTATCCAGCGTGAGAAATAGTAAGTACCACTTCTTCATTAGGAATAAAGTCTTCTATGGACATTTCACCTCCAGAATAGTCTATTTCCGTTCTTCTTTCATCGCCATATTTTTCTTTAACTTCTAACAATTCATCTTTAATGATTTGGTAGCGTCTAACTTCGTTGGAAAGAATATCCTCTAAATCGTTAATTAAATCCATAATAGCTTTGTACTCATCACGGATTTTGTCTAATTCCATACCTGTAAGCCTAGCTAATCTTAAATCTAAGATAGCTTGAGCCTGTATGTCCGAAAGTTCAAACTCTGCAATCAACCCTTCTTTAGCAGCTTGTGGCGTTGCTGAATGTCTAATGATAGAAATTGCCTTATCTAAAGTATCTTGAGTTGCAATAACCTTCATAAAACCTTCTAAGATATGAGCTCTTTCTCTAGCTTTTTTAAGCTCATACTGAGTTCTACGAATTACAATCTCGTGGCGATGCTCCACAAAGTGAACGATAATATCTTTTAGATTAAGCTGTTGTGGTCTGCCCTTTACTAAAGCAATATTATTGACACTAAACGATGTTTGTAACGCTGTGTACTTATATAATAGATTAAGGACTACATTAGGTATTGCGTCGTTTTTAAGTTCATAAACCACACGCATTCCTCTCCTATCAGACTCATCTCTAATCTCGTGAATACCTTGTATTTTATCCTCTTTTACCAACTCTGATGTTCTAGCTATCATTTCAGCTTTGTTTACCAAATAAGGAATTTCGGTAACGATAATGGCATTACGGTTTCCAATCTCTTCAAAAGCGACTTTAGCTCTTAATATTATTCGCCCTCTTCCTGTATGGAACGCATCTCTAACTCCATCATAGCCATAGATAATTCCTCCCGTAGGAAAATCAGGAGCGATGATATATTTCATTAACTCATCTATTTCTATCTCCTTATTATCTATATAGGCACAGATAGCATCTACCGATTCGGACAGGTTATGAGGTGCCATATTGGTTGCCATACCTACCGCAATACCAGAAGTACCATTTACTAAAAGGTTAGGTATTTTAGTAGGCAGTACTGTAGGCTCTTGCAAGCTATCATCAAAGTTATTTTGGAAATCAACTGTTTCTTTATCTAAATCTGATAGAATTTCATCAGATATTTTTTTCAGTCTAGCTTCGGTATAACGCATAGCTGCTGGTGGGTCGCCGTCCATAGAACCAAAATTACCCTGACCATCTACTTGCGGATACCTTAAACTCCACGGTTGTGCCATACGTACCATAGCATCATAAACAGAGATATCACCATGTGGGTGATATTTACCTAAAACATCTCCTACAATTCTGGCAGATTTTAAATATTTTTTATTTGAAAAAACTCCCAATCCATACATACCATACAAAACCCTACGATGTACAGGCTTTAATCCGTCCCTTACATCTGGCAAGGCACGAGATACAATAACGGACATTGAGTAGTCAATATAAGAGGACTTCATTTCGTCCACAATATTGATAGGTATTAACCTTTCTCCTTCTTTATGCATAAGTCTTTTTTATTATACTAAATAAATTATTACTTCAATTTTACATTAAAATCAAAGGGCTAATTTACAAAAAATTACCGATTTTTGCAGGATATTTTACTAATTTATTTATAACACACTTAGAAATGAGTATATTAAGTTTAACATTCCATTGTGAACAAGGAAGCATATCCGAATGGAAAACATACTTCAACGAAAGTATCATAAACCATTATAGAGAAAAACAAAATTTAAAACACTATATCGCTTCCGAAGTAGAAACTGAAAGACTACAAGAAGGGACTAATTTTAATCTGTTACTTATTTTTGAAACTGTCGAAGACAGAACGAACTTTATTACAAATGAATTACCTAATATTACGATGGAAGTAGAAAAAATATTCGGAGATAGAGTTTTAGTTTTTGCTACATTATTGAATCCTACTACATCTAATATTTAAAACAGGATTTCATTAAATAAACTTAAAACAGGATTATCACGGATTTTATTTTTATCTCTTTTCTAAAATTTGTATATTTGTAATCTTTAAAAATTATAAAGAATAATGAGTAATAAACAATATACAGCTAGTAGTATCCAATCTTTAGAAGGGATTGAGCATGTGAGGTTAAGACCTTCTATGTACATTGGAGATGTGGGAGTAAGAGGTTTGCACCATTTGGTATATGAAGTTGTAGATAACTCCATAGATGAGGCTTTAGCAGGATACTGTGATACCATTACGGTTACCATTCACGAGGGCAATGCTATTAGTGTAAAAGATAACGGACGAGGAATCCCTGTAGATTTTCACGAAAAAGAACAAAAGTCTGCACTAGAGGTAGTAATGACTAAAATAGGTGCTGGTGGTAAGTTTGATAAAGACTCTTAC
This Riemerella anatipestifer DNA region includes the following protein-coding sequences:
- a CDS encoding phage holin family protein; this encodes MINFFKNYAQKRLDLIKMEATEKMSIKAGNIAFLVILSIFFLFLFIFLNIGLAILLGYYIQNMAYAFLIISGIYLFLIILLLLLKNSIKEGIANIIIKSINK
- the gyrA gene encoding DNA gyrase subunit A; the encoded protein is MHKEGERLIPINIVDEMKSSYIDYSMSVIVSRALPDVRDGLKPVHRRVLYGMYGLGVFSNKKYLKSARIVGDVLGKYHPHGDISVYDAMVRMAQPWSLRYPQVDGQGNFGSMDGDPPAAMRYTEARLKKISDEILSDLDKETVDFQNNFDDSLQEPTVLPTKIPNLLVNGTSGIAVGMATNMAPHNLSESVDAICAYIDNKEIEIDELMKYIIAPDFPTGGIIYGYDGVRDAFHTGRGRIILRAKVAFEEIGNRNAIIVTEIPYLVNKAEMIARTSELVKEDKIQGIHEIRDESDRRGMRVVYELKNDAIPNVVLNLLYKYTALQTSFSVNNIALVKGRPQQLNLKDIIVHFVEHRHEIVIRRTQYELKKARERAHILEGFMKVIATQDTLDKAISIIRHSATPQAAKEGLIAEFELSDIQAQAILDLRLARLTGMELDKIRDEYKAIMDLINDLEDILSNEVRRYQIIKDELLEVKEKYGDERRTEIDYSGGEMSIEDFIPNEEVVLTISHAGYIKRTLLSEYKTQSRGGVGNRAASTRDEDFLEYIVSATNHQYMLFFTEKGKCYWLRVFEIPEGSKTAKGRAIQNLINIEPDDKIKAYIRTNDLKDSEYVKQMYVVMITKNGTIKKTSLEAYSRPRTNGIHAIEIREDDQLLGARLTNGNSEIMIATKNGKCIRFPEEKARAVGRTSIGVRGISLEDNDEVIGMIVVNDIENETVLVVSEKGYGKRTAVEDYRVTNRGGKGVITLNITEKTGQLIAIQSVVDGNDLMIINKSGVAIRMSVDNMRVMGRNTQGVRLINLKNNDEIAAVAKVEAEKDVEDEEMEESNNETVNPSEGNSEE
- a CDS encoding YtxH domain-containing protein; this translates as MSRRGNNSVGVLVGLLAGAAVGVALGMLYAPEEGKRTRKKLKRKAEDLKDQAEREYKRACEKVKDQYQDLSEKTKSNVDKVVSNVKETYDKYKGQVVDKANEVAKDVESELDGLK
- a CDS encoding tetratricopeptide repeat protein; translation: MKKVILSIAVFSTTLAFSQKKEIQNAFKAIESGDIAATNAELSKAEVLIGSKSYLVEPSLLEQYYYSKGVALIKSGKTTEGATWLGKIGDLSKSKIYTGKDADKNKVYFVGKEAAETSGIAGLKEESYVSKLSDKLPQLINPMLKTAGDEAYQAYQAKDHIKAAAKYLEVYNLLKAAGTDDKLYQYYAGLNYALANDKSKAIEVYSDLIKSGYTGVTTIYKAKNKKTGQDENLDKNGFETLKRLGSASDYTDFRTEQTPSIEQELYETNAALLIDSERYTDALNLLEKGIKKFPKSNKLSELQGTAYYKSGKTNEFINNLKNVVASNPNDKVSWYNLGVLLSKDEAKLNEAEGAFKRALEIDPDYVPAIQGIFYNVYMLGDDGKVIEKAEAARKAKKMDEFNKILQDRRDRFAKGLPYLEKWYSLEPKNPEIVSLLKGVYQTLRKEDKVKEMKAVEDSLKK
- a CDS encoding DUF4286 family protein, whose translation is MSILSLTFHCEQGSISEWKTYFNESIINHYREKQNLKHYIASEVETERLQEGTNFNLLLIFETVEDRTNFITNELPNITMEVEKIFGDRVLVFATLLNPTTSNI